A stretch of Fusarium poae strain DAOMC 252244 chromosome 2, whole genome shotgun sequence DNA encodes these proteins:
- a CDS encoding hypothetical protein (SECRETED:SignalP(1-17)) → MKTTLLLAGALAPFALAEDLCEQYGYLANDGYAFNNNAWGKDAGTGDQCTHVDWTNANGAGWHVEWNWTGGQDNVKSYPNSALQIGADKKIVSSITNMQSTAEWTYSGESIRADVAYDLFTAADPNHETSSGEYELMVWLARYGGVQPIGTLQTTVTIEGHSWELWVGMNGSMKVFSFVAPTPVNDFNADIKQFWDYLAKSQNYPASEQYLLTFQFGTEPFTGQNAKFSVSNFNAHLK, encoded by the exons ATGAAGACCACACTTCTCTTGGCTGGTGCTCTTGCACCTTTTGCTCTCGCTGAGGATCTCTGCGAGCAGTACGGATACCTCGCCAACGACGGCTACGCATTCAACAACAACGCCTGGGGTAAGGACGCTGGAACCGGTGACCAGTGTACTCATGTCGACTGGACTAACGCCAACGGTGCTGGATGGCACGTCGAGTGGAACTGGACCGGCGGTCAGGACAACGTTAAATCCTACCCCAACTCGGCACTCCAGATCGGAGCAGACAAGAAGATTGTTAGCTCCATCACCAACATGCAGTCTACCGCCGAATGGACGTACAGTGGTGAGAGTATCCGCGCCGACGTTGCTTACGATCTGTTCACTGCTGCGGATCCTAACCATGAAACCTCGAGCGGCGAGTACGAGCTTATGGTCTG GCTTGCTCGATATGGCGGTGTTCAGCCCATTGGAACCTTGCAGACAACTGTTACCATTGAAGGCCACAGCTGGGAGCTCTGGGTCGGCATGAATGGCAGCATGAAGGTCTTCAGCTTTGTTGCGCCTACCCCGGTCAATGACTTCAATGCTGATATCAAGCAATTCTGGGACTATCTCGCCAAGTCGCAGAACTACCCTGCCAGCGAGCAGTACCTCCTCA CCTTCCAGTTTGGTACCGAACCCTTCAC TGGACAGAACGCCAAATTCTCAGTCTCCAACTTCAACGCCCATTTGAAATAA
- a CDS encoding hypothetical protein (SECRETED:SignalP(1-23)~CAZy:GH71~CAZy:CBM24) encodes MVYIWNLFRGLSFAGLAAVTCHAAAVESRTLTERASSTDRLVFAHFMIGIVANRQSSADYDDDMKLAKAAGIDAFALNIGVDSYTDAQLDYAYDSANRNGMKVFISFDFHFWKTNKAASVGEKIKKYGTRAAQLRVDDRVFVSSFAGDGLDANAVRSASGSNIFFVPNFTPSGSSTNGIDGALNWMGWPHNGNNKAPKDGKSVSVTDGDNSYVNWLGSRKYMAPVSPWFFTHYGPEVDWAKNWVFPSGSLFFDRWNQVLQKGFDMIEILTWNDYGESHYIGPLKSKHNDDGASKWANDMPHNGWLDLSKPFIAAYKAKDTNVARYIEKDQLVYWYRRNLKSLDCDATDTTSGRWPPEPNENYFQGRPDGWESMEDVVYVVSLLKSAGTVVVNSGGNTITEEVPAGATLIKVNAGVGKQTFTLKRGSSSVLSETSLMDITNVCPCGLYNFNAYVGTVAAGFSDPLDSNGLASLTVGLRVSTCEPKPSLGTNAASPTQPNNPRTVTNPGNDQACIEGTVADGESGNLTGLCEFSCMYNYCPPTQCKCKAYGSPLSPPATNGREGCPADGLNDGYKGLCSYTCNHGYCPTGAFLIVENYQYMEI; translated from the exons ATGGTGTATATATGGAACCTGTTCAGAGGACTCAGTTTTGCAGGTCTTGCTGCTGTGACTTGTCATGCAGCCGCTGTTGAAAGCCGTACATTGACTGAGCGTGCATCTTCAACTGACCGTCTAGTATTTGCTCACTTTATG ATCGGCATCGTCGCCAATAGACAAAGCTCTGCCGACTACGATGACGATATGAAACTTGCAAAGGCTGCTGGAATCGACGCTTTTGCGCTTAATATTGGCGTTGACAGTTACACCGACGCGCAGCTTGATTATGCGTACGACTCTGCGAACCGCAATGGCATGAAGGTATTCATCTCATTTGACTTTCACTTTTGGAAGACGAACAAAGCAGCTAGCGTTGGTGAAAAGATTAAGAAATACGGCACCCGTGCAGCTCAGCTGCGCGTCGATGACAGGGTATTTGTCTCCAGTTTTGCGGGTGACGGACTCGACGCCAACGCTGTAAGAAGTGCTTCCGGATCTAACATCTTTTTCGTCCCCAACTTTACTCCATCAGGCAGTTCGACTAACGGCATTGACGGTGCCTTGAACTGGATGGGCTGGCCTCATAACGGGAACAACAAGGCGCCCAAGGATGGGAAGAGCGTTAGTGTTACCGACGGAGATAACAGCTACGTGAATTGGCTTGGCAGCAGAAAGTACATGGCTC CTGTATCACCGTGGTTCTTCACCCACTACGGACCCGAAGTTGACTGGGCAAAG AACTGGGTCTTCCCTAGCGgctctctcttctttgacCGCTGGAACCAGGTCTTACAGAAGGGTTTTGACATGATCGAGATTCTCACCTGGAACGATTACGGCGAGTCTCACTACATCGGCCCCCTCAAGTCCAAACACAACGACGACGGAGCATCCAAGTGGGCCAACGATATGCCGCACAATGGCTGGCTCGACCTCTCTAAGCCCTTCATCGCCGCGTATAAAGCGAAAGACACCAACGTCGCCAGGTACATCGAGAAGGACCAGCTTGTCTACTGGTACCGCCGAAACCTCAAGAGTCTTGACTGTGACGCTACCGATACAACTTCTGGCAGATGGCCACCCGAACCTAACGAGAACTACTTCCAGGGCCGGCCGGATGGATGGGAATCTATGGAAGATGTTGTATACGTTGTCAGCTTGCTCAAGTCTGCTGGTACCGTGGTTGTCAACTCTGGAGGCAACACTATCACAGAGGAGGTCCCCGCGGGAGCAACTCTGATCAAGGTCAACGCCGGAGTCGGAAAGCAGACATTCACTCTCAAACGCGGCAGCAGCAGTGTCTTGTCCGAGACGTCTCTCATGGACATCACCAACGTCTGCCCCTGCGGCTTATACAACTTCAACGCCTACGTGGGAACCGTTGCTGCAGGTTTCTCAGACCCTCTCGACAGCAACGGTCTTGCATCTTTGACTGTCGGACTTCGCGTTTCGACATGTGAGCCCAAGCCCTCTCTCGGGACCAACGCAGCCTCACCGACGCAACCAAACAACCCACGTACAGTGACTAATCCAGGTAACGACCAAGCTTGCATCGAGGGTACTGTGGCAGATGGCGAGAGTGGAAACCTTACCGGTCTCTGCGAGTTTAGCTGTATGTACAATTACTGTCCTCCGACCCAGTGCAAATGCAAGGCGTATGGCTCGCCCTTGTCGCCTCCGGCAACAAATGGCCGTGAGGGTTGCCCTGCTGATGGGCTAAACGATGGATATAAGGGATTGTGCAGCTACACTTGCAACCATGGATACTGCCCTACCGGCGCAT TCCTCATTGTTGAAAACTACCAGTATATGGAGATATGA
- a CDS encoding hypothetical protein (TransMembrane:10 (i55-75o95-118i130-147o153-175i187-209o221-240i261-278o298-317i324-343o349-371i)) — translation MVLGNEHHELRPLPVLSPAATVSRRSSMQASAPEIQNYRHSGNGQQLAPVDGGIAAWRLLGAAFVFETLLWGFPLSFGVFQDYYSRIPAFASNPYIGVVGTIASGLGYIGAPFIMPFIQRHQRWRRQMIWIGWPICIGGLVAGSFANTLETLILTQGVAYGVGFLILYYPILIMVNEYWISRRGMAYGLLCGASGVSGAIMPFVVQALLAKYGYQTTLRAIAVGLAVMTGPLIPFLDGRLPPSEHVNTPKTNWSFFKSPLFWLYSVSNVFQGFGYFFPSLYLPSFATSLGLGEKSGPILLAIMSISQVVGQFAFGYLSDRKMPLDVLVCTSTLMAAVATLTAWRLANSFPILVVFTILYGFFGAGFTATWAKMSTTITDDVTAGPIVFGLLNLGKGIGNVLAGPIGGLLVYSSSAPQHSSTTTTLTESSYHW, via the exons ATGGTACTTGGTAACGAGCATCACGAGCTTCGCCCCCTGCCAGTATTGtcaccagcagcaacagTCTCTCGAAGAAGTTCCATGCAGGCCTCGGCACCAGAAATCCAGAATTACAGACATTCAGGGAACGGACAACAGCTTGCCCCCGTAGATGGAGGAATCGCAGCATGGCGACTACTCGGTGCAGCTTTCGTATTTGAGACATTGTTATGGG GGTTTCCGTTGTCCTTTGGTGTTTTCCAGGATTACTACTCAAGAATCCCAGCCTTTGCTAGCAACCCTTACATCGGCGTCGTTGGCACAATAGCATCTGGCCTTGGGTATATAGGTGCACCGTTTATTATGCCATTCATCCAGCGACATCAGCGTTGGCGACGGCAGATGATTTGGATCGGTT GGCCAATCTGTATTGGCGGACTAGTAGCAGGTTCTTTTGCTAATACGCTCGAGACCTTGATATTGACTCAAGGTGTTGCTTACGGCGTTGGGTTTCTGATCCTTTACTACCCCATACTCATCATGGTGAATGAATATTGGATATCGCGTCGGGGTATGGCCTACGGTCTACTCTGCGGTGCTTCGGGAGTCTCTGGCGCCATCATGCCCTTTGTTGTACAAGCTCTCCTCGCAAAGTACGGATATCAGACAACACTCCGCGCCATAGCTGTTGGTCTGGCTGTAATGACTGGTCCTTTGATTCCCTTCCTAGATGGCCGCCTGCCGCCCTCTGAGCATGTCAATACGCCCAAAACGAATTGGTCCTTTTTCAAGAGCCCTCTCTTCTGGCTGTATTCCGTGTCCAATGTGTTTCAAGGCTTTGGCTATTTCTTCCCCTCGCTATATCTCCCATCTTTCGCAACTTCGCTCGGTCTTGGCGAGAAATCTGGACCAATCCTCCTGGCTATCATGAGCATATCCCAGGTTGTAGGGCAATTTGCTTTCGGGTATCTTTCAGACCGCAAGATGCCGCTCGATGTTCTGGTCTGCACGTCCACTCTCATGGCTGCTGTGGCCACTCTCACTGCATGGAGGCTGGCCAACTCCTTTCCCATCTTAGTTGTCTTTACTATTCTCTATGGGTTCTTTGGAGCCGGCTTTACTGCCACCTGGGCAAAGATGAGCACCACAATCACAGATGACGTGACTGCAGGACCAATTGTTTTTGGTTTGCTCAACTTAGGCAAAGGTATTGGGAATGTCCTTGCAGGTCCGATCGGGGGTCTCCTGGTTTACAGCAGCAGTGCCCCTCAGCACTCGTCGACTACCACGACTTTGACCGAGTCATCGTATCATTGG TGA
- a CDS encoding hypothetical protein (TransMembrane:8 (i360-378o390-408i420-442o462-481i606-627o647-674i955-976o988-1007i)) → MGASCCGSKPGQDNANLDEHDHAREHPVTEHHSSHENDDTHEDTDGHVHEHGGCGDDHSDASSITSQASTCCGSEEHCSEECIYAIAALQCEKACSEDPDHRVSHNQSNEQETGHQEADVACGTHLAAAFEQYSIYLEQIRCICRSAIEQGQMSLETCCTTSQANTSKSKHRHRSKQEKKKALPAVPTFKPSGSANKEVDVENASNVETIGFLVSGMDCTSCADKLLRIFGSMSGVSNAQVNFVMGKGEFDVDCSLTNAEEVISFVSGATGFMLSKIVGGNFFIDVLATTAQSKQLVDSPPRGVVDVQCLDKRTVRLSYEPTTVGARDLMGQLQDKCNGLAEPRGDPQLENSRRRLWDQLTKTLLAAALTIPVAVVSWSEGLVNKKTEGIISLILGTLVQAIAIPEFYRPALAALWYSRTVEMDMLVVISITAAYVYSIVAFSFEMTGSPLDESQFFETSTMLITLILVGRLIAAFARVQAVSAVSLRSKQNNTAVLVSTESDHEIDARLLQYGDVFKVLPHSRVPTDGIVISGKTEVDESMLTGETLPIVKQKGSHLIAGTVNGDGTVTVQLTRLPGKNTVTDIAQLVEEAANSKPEIQDLANKVAGWFVPAMCTVAVLVLLIWIVCGIEVLKHSAGTSVGNAITYTVATLAVACPCALGLAVPMVLVVAGGIAARGGVIIKSADITEGARKTTDVVFDKTGTITEAELVVNERVNLNGDLSDNLALAKALVSGGKHPVSAAVDSYLELHSVKGMAEVLNVHVVPGAGVEAEYLDSTVRAGNARWTQVNQLEDVIRLQHNGLTTLVVTRDGVPLIVFGLSAQVRPEAVRVITELKSRNINVHLVSGDQIKAVQTVAASVGIPADNVVGERTPPEKRDYVAALMDQGKRVLFCGDGTNDAIAIAQADFGVQMGGGLTSSDVTQNAAGVVLLNGLEGIPFLLDISKVSFQRMYFNFVWSAVYNVLAITMASGAWVEFRIPPRYAGLGEMVSVVPVILAANTMFFARYFTLKD, encoded by the exons ATGGGTGCATCTTGTTGCGGATCCAAGCCTGGGCAGGATAATGCCAACTTGGATGAACACGACCACGCAAGAGAACACCCTGTTACTGAGCACCACAGTAGCCATGAAAATGACGATACGCATGAAGACACCGATGGTCACGTTCATGAACACGGTGGTTGTGGCGACGATCATTCCGATGCTTCAAGCATCACCTCTCAGGCTTCAACTTGTTGTGGCAGCGAGGAGCACTGCAGCG AAGAATGCATCTACGCGATTGCTGCTCTCCAATGCGAGAAAGCCTGTAGCGAAGATCCCGATCATCGAG TGTCCCACAACCAATCGAACGAGCAAGAAACTGGCcatcaagaggctgatgTAGCTTGTGGTACACATCTCGCAGCTGCATTCGAACAGTATAGTATCTACCTCGAACAGATCCGATGCATCTGCCGAAGCGCAATCGAACAGGGGCAAATGTCCCTTGAGACCTGCTGCACTACCAGCCAAGCAAACACCAGCAAATCCAAGCACAGACACAGAAGCAagcaagagaagaagaaagctcTCCCTGCTGTTCCAACTTTCAAGCCCTCAGGCTCCGCAAAcaaagaagttgatgttgaaaACGCATCAAATGTCGAGACTATTGGCTTCTTGGTCAGTGGCATGGACTGTACATCGTGTGCAGATAAGTTGCTGCGAATCTTTGGAAGCATGTCTGGTGTTTCCAATGCTCAAGTCAATTTTGTCATGGGAAAAGGAGAATTTGATGTCGATTGCTCTTTGACCAATGCGGAAGAAGTCATTAGCTTCGTGTCTGGCGCGACTGGATTTATGCTTAGCAAAATCGTTGGTGGGAACTTCTTCATTGATGTCTTGGCTACGACGGCACAGAGCAAACAACTTGTTGACAGCCCACCCCGGGGCGTAGTCGATGTGCAGTGTCTTGACAAGAGGACAGTTCGCCTCTCGTACGAACCAACAACTGTTGGTGCTCGAGACCTGATGGGGCAGCTACAAGATAAGTGTAACGGTTTGGCCGAGCCTCGTGGCGACCCTCAACTTGAAAACAGCCGTCGTCGTCTCTGGGACCAACTTACAAAGACACTCTTGGCGGCTGCACTGACTATCCCTGTGGCAGTGGTGTCATGGAGCGAGGGCCTCGTGAACAAGAAGACTGAGGGTATCATTTCATTGATCCTTGGTACACTTGTCCAAGCGATCGCCATTCCCGAATTCTATCGCCCAGCCCTCGCTGCCCTGTGGTACAGTAGAACAGTCGAAATGGACATGCTCGTTGTCATCAGCATAACGGCTGCCTATGTCTATTCTATCGTCGCGTTCAGCTTTGAGATGACAGGCAGCCCTCTCGATGAAAGCCAGTTCTTTGAGACCAGCACCATGCTCATCACCTTGATCCTTGTTGGTCGGCTTATAGCTGCCTTTGCAAGAGTCCAAGCTGTTTCTGCTGTATCGCTTCGATCGAAACAGAACAATACAGCTGTACTCGTTTCGACGGAAAGCGATCACGAGATCGACGCTCGGCTTCTTCAATACGGAGACGTTTTCAAGGTTTTGCCACATTCCCGAGTACCTACTGATGGTATCGTCATATCAGGCAAGACCGAAGTAGACGAGTCTATGCTGACGGGGGAAACACTACCGATTGTGAAGCAAAAGGGTAGTCATCTTATCGCTGGCACTGTCAATGGTGACGGTACTGTCACTGTTCAGCTGACGCGCCTTCCTGGCAAGAACACAGTTACCGACATTGCGCAACTCGTTGAAGAGGCCGCGAACTCGAAACCCGAGATTCAGGACCTGGCTAACAAGGTCGCTGGATGGTTTGTCCCTGCTATGTGTACAGTGGCTGTTCTTGTCCTTTTGATCTGGATCGTATGTGGAATTGAGGTACTCAAGCACAGCGCTGGTACCAGTGTTGGCAATGCCATCACGTATACTGTCGCCACCCTCGCAGTCGCATGTCCTTGTGCTCTTGGTCTTGCTGTGCCAATGGTTCTTGTTGTCGCTGGTGGCATAGCCGCTCGAGGTGGTGTTATCATCAAATCTGCCGATATCACTGAAGGAGCTCGCAAGACCACTGATGTTGTCTTTGATAAGACTGGTACTATCACAGAGGCTGAGCTTGTAGTGAATGAGAGGGTCAATTTGAATGGGGACTTGTCAGATAATCTTGCTTTGGCAAAGGCACTGGTTTCTGGAGGCAAACATCCTGTCTCGGCCGCTGTCGACAGTTATCTTGAACTGCATAGCGTCAAGGGTATGGCCGAGGTGCTCAACGTCCATGTTGTCCCTGGAGCTGGAGTTGAGGCCGAATACCTGGATTCGACTGTCAGAGCTGGCAATGCTCGCTGGACTCAAGTTAACCAGCTGGAAGACGTGATACGGCTTCAACACAATGGTCTCACTACACTTGTCGTTACACGCGATGGCGTTCCTCTCATTGTTTTTGGACTTTCGGCCCAGGTCCGCCCAGAAGCAGTACGAGTGATCACTGAGCTCAAGTCTCGCAACATCAACGTTCATCTTGTTTCAGGTGACCAGATTAAGGCTGTCCAGACTGTCGCGGCTTCCGTTGGAATTCCAGCTGACAATGTCGTTGGCGAGCGTACTCCACCTGAAAAGAGAGACTATGTCGCTGCTCTAATGGATCAGGGAAAGCGTGTTCTCTTCTGTGGCGATGGGACCAACGATGCCATCGCGATTGCTCAAGCCGATTTTGGCGTTCAAATGGGAGGGGGTCTGACTAGTAGCGACGTTACTCAAAACGCCGCAGGGGTGGTTCTTTTGAACGGTTTGGAAGGTATTCCATTTCTCCTTGACATCAGTAAAGTGTCGTTCCAACGCATGTACTTCAACTTTGTCTGGTCTGCTGTCTACAACGTTCTGGCGATAACAATGGCGAGTGGTGCTTGGGTTGAGTTCCGGATTCCTCCCCGCTATGCTGGGTTAGGAGAGATGGTTAGTGTTGTTCCTGTCATTCTTGCTGCAAACACCATGTTCTTTGCTAGATACTTTACTTTGAAGGATTAG